The genomic region ATCTTTTGGaaggcgactataaattaattgctaaatTTTCATCCTTGCCACGGttaaacagtcatctaagaaaaatgaaaaataaaaaatgtcaccgcgatttaaataaatggatgaaaatctagcaagtATTTCTTATTGGCCTAACTGAGGTGACTCGTCTGGTAACAGTCAAGTTGACCGATCCGAAGCCAAGTTAATTGGACTGCTAAATTGCCGAAGAAGTCGCAATGTAACACATTATGTATCAGTGGATTCAATGTTCCTATTACCAGTATGGAACAAGATTTACTTTAACATCAAAGTAGAAAAGCTGTACTAGATACACCGGGTgcgtagctgactgtacgcaaATACGCACATGCGTAATGTAATTTTGACAGGTCTAAGATTTTGTCAAACCAAAACCccgaattttaaataaaagcgAAGGGGGTGAGGGGTGAAGGGGGTAATATGCTATCGTCCGTCATCGATCTGCGTAACCCCAAATTGGCCCTAGCAACGCGCACGTACACTATacacaggggcgtagctagggcctTAAAAACGTGTAGGCCCGATGATTCTATGTGAGTTTTCggacttttatatgcacattacacacactAAATTATacttgcaatgattacaataaaaccaaGTAATATACTCTTCACGTACATGAAGTTTGAATAAACAACAAACTTGCCAGGGTAACAATATGTTCAAAGTGTTAGCTATtagattttaatgcattttttagttatttaaattttgtcattttttattaaagttgtaGGAccaggcctacaaggcctatatgtagctacgccactgatACACTGCACTAATCACATAATAGTGTGTTATATGATATGTATAAGCTACTCCTAAGCAGTGAATTTACAATAATAGCTGGATTTTAGATATAGAAGTTTTTTGGGGgggttttgtgtgttttttatgcaCGTCTTTATGCAATATGttagttaaattaaataacaaggttttcaaagtttttctttattatctttattgaaaaaatgtttttttttataaatttttgaaTGACGCCACgctattttgatattcaaatcaACATTTCTAAACAAGGATAACTCATTCAATTCACCATTCGTCTTGTATGCATTTACATTTAATGCTGTacgtaattatataaaacaacgGAACAACATGTAGTCCACACGCTGGGGCGAATCCAGGAAATGACGTtggagggggcgtaacttaggggcataACCTTTTGACACTGCCTCTCCTTCCGAACCGAATTTAGATAGTTTAAAACGTTCTCAGCGGGGTTAGAGGTGCACCTCCAAGAGAATTTTAACCATTTCAAGTCCGAAATGAAGCATTTTGATCGTATTTTGTTGCTTTCTTCTCcgttattgacataaaaatcaAACTTGGAGAATTTTATGGGAACAAGACAACAAGCAAAACACAACcatcaaaaaatgttaaatggtgGTGATGTATCCGCCTCGGTTCGGTCAGTAAATATTATGTAACAACTCGGTGGAATTTTAATGGGTTCTTAAACGGCCAATCTCACACACATCGGCTTGtaatcttgtaaatattttataaggaGTGAATATATCCGTCTCAACTTTCAGGACttagataattaaaaaagaaagacgTTTAACAAACGGTAACTGAATAGTCTTAGATAAACCCACGCTGCTCAAAGTGCATAGTTTGCAAACGCGTTTCAGATATCTAAATCGATGTGCTGTgcattttcattgataaaaaactAGACGAATTTAATTTGATGCGAGACATCAAGGACGCGACTCAATAGGTGATTGAAATAAACAGGGGTAActttaaagattaaataaaatgtcTCCCTCTAACACCCGAATGAAATCCATTTAGTCATTTCGAAGTTTATCTCTGTTGGACAATACTCCCTTGTCCTTTAATGGCTGCATAACAGCTTAATTAATGTGCATAATTGCATGGCATGGTGATAAACCACAGAATTGTACCCCCTGAATCTTATCGTTGAAATTTTCGACTTGTATGcgccaatcgtaacaactcgggcATCCCCGGCAAGCtttgaaatattcaattatgttggatactggccgaggtgatCCGATTGTGGTATGCGCGATGTGAATATAAAGCGATTTTTCAAGCACAGTGCTTTCCCTTGGCGAAGGATATAACTATTTCACTGTCTGACCAGCACCCAGTCTAAATGAAAAAGACAGCCGTCTGgctaacatttctttataaaaaaataacatggtACGTATCGCTTGTTTAACTAATCATTGATATCAAAGCGATTTCCTTGAAACttagaataagaaaaaaatgacttactgataagaattttttttttttacagtctCAACGTTTATCCGTAGAAACTTgtccattaagaatttaaacatttttatcgGACCCTTTGATAAAAAACGACACATTAATACTTTATTGATAACCTGAAGATAAGCGGCCACCATTTCAGTTAAGGCTTACTAACTGACGTTTATGAGTTCGTTCCCCGCTTGCAGTCTATGCGTTTCGGTGGAACATGGATGAGCGACTGAACTAGAGCTAGTACAGGTATGGTATTAAATAGATCAATTTCGTGAATTATGTACGGCAATTAAATTTCAGTGCATCAAGTCTCTTTTGTTTAAGGCAAGCGCTGAAAAGATCGTGATAAAGAAGTGATCATTGTAGTataaatttacaattataaagGTCATACAAAACAGGTCAATAAACGCAGCGTTTAAGTCGTCCTCATTTAAAGCTGGATAACAAAACTCCTGACCACTATCGGTTGGCGTCACTGACCATGCCAAGCGACGCAATCCTGCGGTTCATGTATTGGTGCTGCCCTTATAAAACCAGATCATGTATGATCAAGTTATTGTTTCacttattttctcaaatattataacacattctatatgtttgttttatttaaaaaataaataaacacaacgGCAATATACTGGCAAGTTCATGCATGcactttgtttatttgtatgaaaGCAAAAAGACATAGGTCTGTTTTGGTTGTTTTGTgttaatttaatgttgtttcattgttgtttgagtgtttgttgttgttgttgttgttgtttgtaaaaaatactatattaCGTTGCAATCAAATAAGGCACAAACAGTTGAGTTATGCTTCTAAAGCATAAATACGAAGTGAAAATTGCCTTCTAAGTTTGGTTGTCAATGAGATGGTTTATTGACCAGGGCGTATCCGAGGTTGAGATGGTTTATTGACCAGGGCGTATCCGAGGTTGAGATGGTTTATTGACCAGGGCGTATCCGAGGTTGAGATGGTTTATTGACCAGGGCGTATCCGAGGTTGAGATGGTTTATTGACCAGGGCGTATCCGAGGTTGAGATGGTTTATTGACCAGGGCGTATCCGAGGTTGAGATGGTTTATTGACCAGGGCGTATCGGAGGTTGAGATGGTTTATTGACCAGGGCGTATCCGAGGTTGAGATGGTTTATTGACCAGGGCGTATCTGAGGTTGAGATGGTTTATTGACCAGGGCGTATCCGAGGTTGAGATGGTTTATTGACCAGGGCGTATCCGAGGTTGAGATGGTTTATTGACCAGGGCGTATCCGAGGTTGAGATGGTTTATTGACCAGGGCCTATCTGAGGTTGAGATGGTTTATTGACCAGGGCCTATCTGAGGTTGAGATGGTTTATTGACCAGGGCGTATCCGAGGTTGAGATGGTTTATTGACCAGGGCCTATCCGAGGTTGAGATGGTTTATTGACCAGGGCGTATCCGAGGTTGAGATGGTTTATTGACCAGGGCGTATCCGAGGCATTTTGGACTGTAGGCCATACACAACATAGGATCGTTCATGAAGGTCTTTCTTTAGTTTGGTCTGTATATGTTATTGGTGGTGGAAGCGGTAGGATGTACCCATGCAACCGTAGTAATGTTTTGTAGAATACAGGTATAAAGGTACAATTTTTATGCAGTCTACAGGCTTACATTACATTGTAGtcaacatacaaaaaaataaataaataaatacatttcagttGGGGTTTTACAAGGCATCATAACATGTATGTCAAATAAATTCACAGATTTTGTGAAATTTCCATTTACTGTTCGCATAACAGTGGACCATCTAGTCAGTGGTTATAATTCTCCATTTATGAAACAGCCGAGCATAGTATTTCTATACATCCGAATTTCACgacaaaatgcatttaatctAATTCTTCAATTGCATAAATAGAAGAAGTATAATAAATTACTTGAGACGTACGGTATGAAATTGTCAGCTGTAAAAGAAGTAAGTCCACTGGTCTGATTACATGCGTGTTGCACCATGGTTACCACTGTTCGCATAAGGTCGGGTGTATTTCTTCATTCTTTCATCAGGCTGGGGAATAGAGACATCGGACAAATAGTCTAAATTAGTCTGGCCCTTGTAAATAATTGTTCCGTTCTGTTCCGAAAATTCCTTTCCATGTGGGTCGTAGAAACCGACTCTGCTAGGTATTCTTTCCCCTTGGTCCAGAGTACTGTAATGGGAAGAAAAATCATCGTGGTCAGAATTTGTGTCGCTTTCAAAATTGTCTCTGGCGGAATGAGCTTGGTCTCCTTTAATCCTGTACGCAACGGGGCTAGGACTGCTTTGCCTGCTATCTCCCCCATATCGTTTTCGTTTTACTGTATCCGTTCCGTTGAAAAGATATCCGCCTACACTTTCACTTCGTTTCAAAGCATTTTTCATGCGTCTTGGTACGTCTAATTGAACGCGTCCCTTGTCGTAGCTCAAGTCTGTGTCAAGCCCTTTCATTGCCGATTTTGTATACGATCGTCTGTTTCTTTGAGCCATTTTATCTCGGTTTCCAAATGATTCACTTTCAGATTCCATATCATGATCGTAGGCGTCTGCGCTTCTAGGCCGCCTCTTTAGATTTTTCATACGTTGTTTCTGGATATCCTTTTTTCGAAGGACAAGTTCGTGTGTTTTCATTCTGAGTTCGTCCATGTCCCTACTGACACGTCTCGTCGTATTAGGGGAGCTGACTGAAGAGATCGGCTCGGCAGAAGCAGGTCTATAATGATTGTGTTTGTACATGTCGCGGGCAagcactttttgttttctttgtggTGAAGGGGAAGCTGAAATCTGTTTTCCATTTAACCGGCTTCGTCCATTCCGATTGGCTTGTATGGTGGAAGGGTTCTCGCGCTTGCCAAACAGATTTTCTTGGCTTCCGTAATATGTTGGCAAATTAGGGTTATGCGAATGAAGTGAGATTGCATCAACATTGTCATCGAAATGAACCTGATTAAAAATAAGCCTTGGCTCATGAGAGTCATGTCCATTTTGGGGCGGCTTCAAGGGTTGTTTATTGTTTGCAAAGTTAGACGTACAGTATGCTCCATCTTCGAGTCTGTATTCCTGTTGAACTGGTGCTGGATATTTCTTCCGTCCTATATCATCGCTGTTGCCGTACTTGTTAACTGGACCGGGGTTTGAAATATGCAGTGATTCCAAAGGCTTTAAGGTCCTGTAATTGCTAACATCTTGTGTGTAGGACAACGGACGATATTCGCCACGCTCAGACCGGCGCGAAGGCACTTCATGTCGTTGAAAAGGATCAAATCCCTGTGGTACGGCGATTGAGTATGGGCGAGTTTTAATTGATTGGCCATATTCATCGCGAAAATATGTTGGCTCTGACCTGTCCATTGCAACTTCTGTACCACTGCGATTGTCGAAATATGGAGTTTGCCTCCCGTCACGAACACGCCCCGATTCAGAACCATACCTCGCACTGCCATTTGGTTCTTGCATCGAGGACTGCCCAATAGTTTCAAACGGCATCCGGTTCACAAGTGATGAACGACGAGTTATGCTTTGCTGGTTGAAATCGTTGTCTTGAAGTTTGTACCCAGTCGGCTCAAGAATAGTGCTTAGACGAACATCGCTGGTGTCAGAGACGTCATTTGATATAGGTTCACTACACGTGTCACTTTCATCCCAGGCATTCATGGGCATACGAGGTATGTAGCTGCGactaaatgaaagaaaaatatatatattgattaatatttaGTGCTTTCTTTCAACGTAGTTCAAAGGAAATAAAGCAACGCTACTTAATCTGTATTTGAGATTAATTTAGTCCAGTCgataatttttttattactctttggcgaaagaaaaaaatcacaagaaATAGAAACCCAGAACTTCGTTCCACCTATTGCAGTGTTTGACGACCACGCAAATGATGATGAGGACCACAAACACTGTGGAGGCGATGCCAGCCATCAGTGGCACGTCCAGTGCCAAGGAAGATTCCTCCACTTTTGATGCCTCTTCACCATCATCGGCAATACTGTCTTCTGTGGCCTCGCCTTCTTCGCCATTGTCGCTTATCACATTAGTGATGCGTTGCTCCTCTGTAAGAAATTACAAAAAGCAAACTAGAGCTATCGCAGACGTGATGAATATCCGCCTTAATATTACAGGAATGGATAGACtatgtattttggaaaataaaacattatatctttgttatgttttgaaagggtatgtatgtgtgttgtttatgtcggaaaatagctcattgagctagcGTTTCTTGATagcatatacccgactttaaataaatattcttgtaCGAGGGATATTGTAGACGTGTTCTCTATTAAACTAGccaacattcctgtgaagtttaaGCAATGTAGGTCCATCAATTCTGAAGGTGCATGCGACCTTACATTATTTCAGACTATTTTTACTAGTCAATAGCCATTAGCCATGTCCGTTTGAGTGAAATGTCAAACAAATGGCAGGTTCATATCTGTCCATGCTCCCCAGCATTTCAATGAAGTTTCTTGAGTAGAGGTGTAATAATTTTCGAGCTATATATGTATACgtgatattatatttttctcGGACTAGTTTTAATTagtaaagggccataactcttgttgGTCCAAGTCAAACaaccaaaataattatgaaatttcatGAGTGTAGGTGTAATAGTTTTGGAGCTAGATGCGCCATAGCTTTGTTTCAGAGCACGGGACGGGACGGGACGTGGCGGAACGGACGCAAATCATGTATAGCGCCCAGATTTCAAAATCTTATTGAGTTGCCATTGAGTGATTTAATGGATTTTCCTTTTTATGAAAAGCACGATTTTTGCTTGAAGTATGTTTTGGATGTATCTAATTTATATGATGTTCATGATTCAACTCATGATATGATAATTTAGCTGGAAACCATGGCAATAATTAAACAGCATTTAAATCTAATGCATAGCCACCGGCTAACAAGTCAAGTTAATGTTCCATTTCGAAAGTTTCAGATATTCGTCTAGAATATACAATGTTAACTCtaagtaaaaatgttcaagcgtTAAAATGTTCACTACATTACACATACTTGTATTTCACATACTTGAAAAGGCAACATGTttatatgtgaatataaacacacacaGACAGTTTCCTTCTGGTTGTTTTAAAGGAACGTTATCACATTTCAAACATGTGATGCATGCATAAGCAGTTATTTCAGATGCAGGTCTCTCATGGCTTACCGATTGTGTTCGTCAGGGGATGACTTTTCGAACaatctaatgcaccagtcaattgtaaacacgccccccccccccactccaggtccgggggtatacgggggatagcgggggaaatgagccgtgttttacctttcatgtggccccgcagtgccggggaatgcggtggttttgtcatcgctttaaatatagcggggaagggacttacctagggtccctggagTGCacgggcatttggcggggattttaccatctgttcgtccccgtcccgggcggggattttagccggggttggctggaccgaaagtcaaagtccccgcttttctccggacctgggggcgtggtaACAACTGACAGAAGCATAACGCCCAATCAATAGACTTATTAATAACGAGATTCAGCTAATCTCACTTGGTTGTATTTTGACATTTACTGTctcatgttttttctttaatgactGACACCTTTAAGAGAAATCACTGGAAATAGGATGCATAGTAACAAGCTAAATTTTGTCTCATTATCGTCGGCATTGGTGTTGGCGTTAGCGCGTTccacttatgcaccagtcaattgtaaccacggccccccaggcccgggggtataccggggatagccggggaaatgggccgtgtttttacctttcaggtggccttgcagtgccgggtgaatgcggtggttttgtcttcgcgcaaaatatagcagggaatttGCCTAACCAAGGCTCCCTgggatgcgggggcatttggtggggatttgaccatcagttcgtccccgcagtgcggagattttacccggggttggctggatcgaaagtcaaagtccctgcttggttacaattgactggtgcattagcttATGTAATTTATCAATAAGCgcatatttattacattgacAAACGCATATTTCTTAATACCAAACCGaccatacatatatatgtgcgAAGATAAGCCCATGTTGCCAGTATTAGATTAATCATAAGAAATTCGTAACAAATTTGACAAACTACTGTCTATGGTTTTTAAAAGTACCTTTGAACAATAGTGTTGTAACTGTCAGTCGAAGAAATCTTGACTGGATTTCAATCACGACTATATCACAGCAAGAAATATACTACCGGTAGCTCCAGCAGCATATCAACTTGCTGCTGGCAGCTTGCTGCTATGCTGCtgtgctgctaacttcacgcacatggTAGCTTGTCAGTTGATATGTTTGTTGAAGATTGCCACAATTCATCTGGAACTGCCATGTCCATACACCGAAATGTATCCTTGGTGCGTATATTTGCAAACGCCTTTTCTCTTGGACACTGGTATTTTTCCAagagtttttttttgtgaaagaaATAGGATATCATTACCTTTGATCTGACAGTCCTTGCCGGTCCAACCAGGGGAGCAGCCGGCTCTACACTCCCCCGAGTCTCTCCTACAGGGGGCACCGTTCACACAGTGACAAGTGAGCGAGCAGTCCTCACCGTATCGATGTTCCCCGTCAACCGGCATGCAGCGACCCTCTGgaaaagaaatgattttaagattttgacaattgtgtGGTTTTATTAAACGTTTACAAGATATATCAGAAGTAGTCAGATACTCATCAATTTTGAATTATGATAGCTATATCAGAAAAAGACTAACATACTATTAGAAACGGTTTGTCTTCCAGgctgaactattttaataaagCCATTGTATTCGTACACTTCTGCACCATAACTCGGGACGGGATACAACATggatattatattaattattaatattcaatagTTGACGAACTTTTCCTTCaatgacttttaaaataattttgaatgtttcCTGCCGATGTTTGAAATAAGGTTTGCCACGGTATTCTTTAATCCCGTTATTACAAAGAAAACAAGCTGAAAGGTTTGACATTCCGTTGTCAAGTTTAGAATTTAGAATTTGCTAGAAGGGCATTAGTAATCTACTGGGGCCCTGCGATCACATCCAAAGAAACGAAAAGATTAAGCCCAAAGCATGGAA from Mya arenaria isolate MELC-2E11 chromosome 3, ASM2691426v1 harbors:
- the LOC128229231 gene encoding uncharacterized protein LOC128229231 → MTSILIVLHVLIGCGFISLIEGRCMPVDGEHRYGEDCSLTCHCVNGAPCRRDSGECRAGCSPGWTGKDCQIKEEQRITNVISDNGEEGEATEDSIADDGEEASKVEESSLALDVPLMAGIASTVFVVLIIICVVVKHCNSRSYIPRMPMNAWDESDTCSEPISNDVSDTSDVRLSTILEPTGYKLQDNDFNQQSITRRSSLVNRMPFETIGQSSMQEPNGSARYGSESGRVRDGRQTPYFDNRSGTEVAMDRSEPTYFRDEYGQSIKTRPYSIAVPQGFDPFQRHEVPSRRSERGEYRPLSYTQDVSNYRTLKPLESLHISNPGPVNKYGNSDDIGRKKYPAPVQQEYRLEDGAYCTSNFANNKQPLKPPQNGHDSHEPRLIFNQVHFDDNVDAISLHSHNPNLPTYYGSQENLFGKRENPSTIQANRNGRSRLNGKQISASPSPQRKQKVLARDMYKHNHYRPASAEPISSVSSPNTTRRVSRDMDELRMKTHELVLRKKDIQKQRMKNLKRRPRSADAYDHDMESESESFGNRDKMAQRNRRSYTKSAMKGLDTDLSYDKGRVQLDVPRRMKNALKRSESVGGYLFNGTDTVKRKRYGGDSRQSSPSPVAYRIKGDQAHSARDNFESDTNSDHDDFSSHYSTLDQGERIPSRVGFYDPHGKEFSEQNGTIIYKGQTNLDYLSDVSIPQPDERMKKYTRPYANSGNHGATRM